The proteins below come from a single Candidatus Hydrogenedentota bacterium genomic window:
- the guaA gene encoding glutamine-hydrolyzing GMP synthase → MQSHERPIIVLDFGAQYSKLIARRVREANVFSLIAPFNISIEKLKAHNPAGIIFSGGPSSVHAEGSPKPDPRIFELGVPILGICYGVQLFADMLGGKVERAAKREYGIAHLDHNDNTGFLDGVDAKTQVWMSHGDSITKLPQGFTTIGTTENCPFAAVVDASRKFYGVQFHPEVVHTPQGTCVLANFVHRICGEDSSWTMESYVDSAIAAVQKQVGNGRVVCGLSGGVDSSVAAVLIHRAIGDRLACVFVNNGLLRKGEADLVQQVFRDNFHIDLHYVDAEKRFLDALAGVCDPEEKRKIIGRLFIEVFEEEAKRLGKVDFLAQGTLYPDVIESVSATGGPSVTIKSHHNVGGLPELMNLQLVEPLRELFKDEVRQLGKELGLPDEIVWRHPFPGPGLGVRCIGAVTKERLDTLREADAIFIDEIRRAGLYGDIWQALVCLLPVRSVGVQGDERTYEEVCSLRAVTSEDAMTADWFRFPPDVLQRVANRICNEVKHINRVLYDVTSKPPGTIEWE, encoded by the coding sequence ATGCAGTCACACGAACGCCCCATCATCGTTCTCGACTTCGGCGCGCAGTACAGCAAGCTGATCGCGCGGCGCGTGCGCGAGGCGAATGTATTTAGCCTTATCGCGCCATTCAACATATCGATCGAGAAGCTGAAGGCGCACAATCCCGCGGGGATTATCTTCAGCGGCGGGCCTTCGAGCGTGCATGCCGAAGGATCGCCCAAGCCGGACCCGCGCATTTTCGAGCTTGGCGTTCCGATTCTTGGAATATGTTACGGCGTACAACTCTTTGCCGACATGCTCGGAGGGAAAGTCGAGCGCGCGGCCAAGCGTGAATACGGCATCGCGCACCTCGATCACAACGACAACACGGGCTTCCTCGATGGCGTGGACGCGAAGACCCAGGTGTGGATGAGCCACGGCGATTCGATCACGAAGCTGCCGCAAGGCTTCACGACCATCGGCACCACGGAGAATTGTCCTTTTGCCGCGGTAGTAGACGCGTCGCGAAAATTCTATGGCGTGCAGTTCCATCCAGAAGTCGTCCATACGCCGCAGGGCACATGCGTGCTCGCGAACTTTGTGCATCGCATCTGTGGCGAAGACTCGAGTTGGACGATGGAGTCGTACGTCGACTCCGCGATTGCCGCCGTACAAAAACAGGTCGGCAACGGGCGCGTGGTGTGCGGATTGAGCGGCGGCGTCGACTCGAGCGTGGCCGCGGTGCTCATCCATCGCGCGATCGGCGACCGGCTCGCGTGCGTGTTCGTGAACAACGGCCTGCTGCGCAAGGGTGAAGCCGACCTCGTGCAGCAAGTCTTTCGGGACAACTTTCACATTGACTTGCACTACGTCGATGCCGAGAAGCGTTTCCTCGATGCGCTCGCGGGCGTGTGCGATCCGGAAGAAAAGCGCAAGATTATCGGCCGGTTGTTCATCGAAGTGTTCGAGGAAGAAGCGAAGCGCCTAGGCAAGGTCGACTTCCTCGCGCAAGGTACGTTGTATCCCGACGTCATCGAGAGCGTATCGGCCACGGGCGGTCCGTCCGTCACCATCAAGAGCCATCACAATGTCGGCGGTCTGCCCGAACTGATGAATCTCCAGTTGGTCGAGCCGTTGCGCGAATTGTTCAAAGACGAAGTCCGGCAACTCGGCAAAGAATTGGGATTGCCGGATGAAATCGTGTGGCGGCACCCGTTCCCGGGTCCGGGTCTCGGCGTGCGCTGCATCGGCGCGGTGACGAAGGAACGGCTCGATACGTTGCGCGAAGCCGACGCTATCTTCATTGACGAAATCCGCAGGGCCGGTCTCTATGGCGACATTTGGCAGGCGCTGGTGTGTCTCCTTCCCGTGCGCAGTGTTGGCGTGCAGGGCGACGAGCGCACCTACGAAGAAGTCTGCTCACTGCGCGCCGTCACCTCCGAGGACGCTATGACCGCGGACTGGTTCCGCTTCCCGCCCGACGTGCTCCAGCGCGTCGCCAACCGCATCTGCAACGAAGTCAAACACATCAACCGCGTCCTCTACGACGTCACCAGCAAACCGCCCGGCACGATCGAGTGGGAGTAG
- a CDS encoding IMP dehydrogenase, which yields MAQFYNEPSRTFSEYLLIPSLTTKDCVPQNVDLSAPLVKGRGGDQVIRLNIPFTSSIMQAVSDATMAIALARSGGMSFIFCSQAIESQAEMVRKVKKFKAGFVTSDTNLRPDQTLGDVVEATRRVGHSTIPITDDGTANGKLLGILTSRDYRVHKAGLDAPISRFMTPFSKLVYAMEGISLSEANELIWEKKLNCLPIINDDQQLRYLVFRKDYDEHKENPNELVDAAKRLVVGAGINTRDYRDRVPALVDAGADVLCVDSSDGYSEWQGECIRWIKSTFGEDVKVGGGNVVEEDGFRYLVDAGADFVKVGVGPASICITREQKGIGRGQATSLIEVAKARDQYLEETGVYVPLCSDGGLVMDYHIVLALAMGADFVMQGRYFARFDESPGRKLLIRGNYMKEYWGEGSERARNWQRYSEGGATGLTFEEGVDAYVPYAGRLKDNLAVTLAKIKSTMCNCGCTGIKQLHETARLTLVSATSIREGGAHDVMLKESDVMTSEK from the coding sequence ATGGCGCAATTCTATAACGAACCCTCGCGCACGTTCAGCGAATACCTGCTGATTCCAAGCCTGACGACGAAAGATTGCGTGCCGCAGAATGTCGATCTGAGCGCGCCGCTGGTCAAGGGGCGTGGGGGCGATCAGGTCATACGGCTGAATATTCCGTTCACGTCGTCGATCATGCAGGCGGTGTCCGACGCGACCATGGCGATTGCGCTCGCGCGCAGCGGCGGCATGTCCTTTATCTTCTGTTCGCAGGCCATCGAGTCGCAGGCGGAGATGGTGCGCAAGGTCAAAAAGTTTAAGGCCGGGTTTGTAACCAGCGACACCAACCTGCGGCCGGACCAAACGTTGGGGGACGTCGTCGAGGCGACGCGGCGCGTCGGCCACTCGACGATCCCGATTACGGACGACGGCACGGCAAACGGCAAGTTGCTCGGCATTCTGACGAGCCGCGATTATCGTGTCCACAAGGCGGGGCTTGACGCGCCAATCAGCCGCTTTATGACGCCATTCTCGAAACTCGTATACGCAATGGAGGGTATTTCGCTCAGCGAAGCGAATGAGTTGATCTGGGAAAAGAAACTCAACTGCTTGCCGATTATCAACGACGATCAGCAACTCCGCTATCTCGTATTTCGCAAGGACTACGACGAACACAAGGAAAATCCGAACGAACTCGTGGACGCGGCCAAGCGCCTCGTCGTCGGCGCGGGGATCAACACGCGCGATTACAGGGACCGCGTGCCGGCGCTGGTCGATGCGGGCGCGGATGTGCTCTGCGTCGATTCCTCCGACGGTTACTCCGAGTGGCAAGGCGAATGCATCCGCTGGATAAAATCGACGTTTGGCGAAGACGTTAAGGTTGGCGGCGGCAACGTCGTCGAAGAGGACGGATTCCGCTACCTCGTCGATGCGGGCGCGGACTTTGTAAAAGTGGGCGTCGGCCCGGCGTCCATATGCATCACCCGCGAACAGAAAGGAATTGGCCGCGGCCAGGCGACGTCGTTGATCGAAGTAGCCAAGGCGCGCGACCAGTATCTTGAGGAAACGGGTGTCTACGTGCCGCTCTGCTCCGATGGCGGGCTGGTGATGGATTACCACATCGTGCTCGCGCTGGCGATGGGCGCGGACTTTGTAATGCAGGGCCGTTACTTCGCGCGGTTCGACGAGAGTCCCGGCCGCAAGCTGTTGATACGCGGCAACTATATGAAAGAGTACTGGGGCGAAGGCTCCGAGCGCGCGCGCAACTGGCAGCGCTATTCGGAAGGCGGCGCCACGGGACTCACTTTTGAGGAGGGCGTCGACGCGTACGTGCCGTATGCCGGACGCTTGAAGGACAATCTCGCAGTAACGCTTGCGAAGATTAAATCGACCATGTGCAACTGCGGCTGCACCGGCATCAAGCAACTGCACGAGACCGCGCGCCTTACCCTCGTATCCGCCACCAGCATCCGCGAAGGCGGCGCGCACGACGTCATGCTGAAGGAAAGCGACGTCATGACCTCGGAGAAATAG
- a CDS encoding extracellular solute-binding protein: MAFDGGAEFRIELRAAQMNMDASLRSIAFFAQVLIAALVCGCTAENATGDPRDTLLAANDRINKLVESERAVQQPPPPRPPLPLHSDSPLRFWYYAHPLIAEHFDGAPLAIAGTTVQPQFMGEWPVAVQKWMASFAADDLPDVGMVKRDLVARLYNAGRIRPLDSVLPRSLVDDLRPEVLADYTYDGHLIALPADGFCSLLYFNRRSVGAEPPKNWAFLAAYLNAHRATPSPPPPRGMGAFPFLEALWSADGDVLKNGVGALHCPEAQRALEFSIEVTRGSLVSEARAFREWTAGELAMTIASSRNLPAAAASDVDFGIAPVPGETGPISRRSNDAVVVFSRGSGASEESIAAFLDWLTGSQVMGEAALTAGSVPLRKSLLEFESRVPEIAAAYAAGRNSPLHPNWGAIEAELQIEVARAYRKPDQSS, encoded by the coding sequence GTGGCCTTCGACGGCGGCGCCGAGTTTCGTATAGAATTGCGCGCAGCACAAATGAATATGGATGCCAGCCTCCGGTCAATCGCTTTCTTCGCGCAGGTACTCATCGCAGCGCTGGTGTGCGGATGCACCGCAGAAAACGCCACTGGCGATCCGCGCGACACGTTACTCGCCGCAAACGACCGCATTAACAAACTCGTCGAGTCGGAGCGTGCGGTGCAACAGCCGCCGCCGCCGCGGCCTCCCCTTCCATTGCACAGCGACTCGCCGCTTCGATTCTGGTATTACGCACACCCGCTGATTGCAGAACACTTCGACGGCGCGCCCCTCGCCATTGCGGGCACTACCGTGCAGCCGCAATTTATGGGTGAATGGCCCGTCGCCGTTCAGAAATGGATGGCATCGTTCGCAGCGGACGATCTCCCGGACGTGGGTATGGTCAAGCGCGACTTGGTTGCGCGGCTATACAACGCGGGCCGCATACGTCCGCTCGACAGCGTACTGCCGCGTTCGCTGGTTGACGATCTCCGCCCGGAAGTTCTCGCCGATTACACCTACGATGGGCATCTCATTGCTCTGCCCGCGGACGGATTCTGTTCGCTCTTGTATTTCAACAGGCGATCGGTGGGCGCGGAGCCGCCAAAGAATTGGGCGTTTCTGGCCGCATACCTGAACGCGCACCGGGCAACGCCCAGTCCGCCGCCGCCGCGCGGCATGGGCGCGTTTCCTTTCCTGGAAGCGCTGTGGTCTGCGGATGGCGACGTGCTGAAAAACGGGGTCGGCGCGCTGCATTGTCCCGAGGCGCAGCGCGCACTGGAATTTTCGATTGAGGTAACCAGAGGTTCGCTAGTGTCCGAAGCACGGGCCTTTCGTGAATGGACCGCGGGCGAGCTGGCGATGACCATCGCGTCGAGTAGAAACCTTCCCGCCGCCGCCGCGTCGGATGTCGATTTCGGAATCGCTCCGGTTCCCGGCGAAACCGGCCCCATTTCGCGCCGGTCAAACGACGCAGTAGTGGTGTTTTCGCGCGGGTCAGGAGCGAGCGAGGAGTCGATTGCCGCTTTCTTGGATTGGCTGACCGGTTCCCAAGTCATGGGCGAAGCAGCATTGACCGCCGGTTCTGTTCCCCTTCGCAAGTCATTACTCGAATTTGAATCGCGGGTCCCCGAGATCGCCGCAGCATATGCCGCCGGGCGCAACAGCCCCCTGCACCCGAACTGGGGGGCCATTGAAGCCGAATTGCAGATAGAAGTGGCGAGGGCGTACCGGAAGCCTGACCAGTCCTCTTGA
- a CDS encoding TolC family protein produces MHDMRRIIGALFLPAAFVCAAIPVLGEPGKISIGDWAKTGEAKADTTVEASPEPGPNEPKEPVAKAAAADSTIPPEALLPAVEPPESALSPEPDPAPDAALVKTGVPATAIDPERQDAEGSPESARPTPGDVKSVNDWVAQAAAAPVAATDESDTPEPNTINGVIVPPATQVRAGQVRTGAGTIDLNSINLDKLHEELKKAVPPREELRMSMQEAVQLALSNNRDIIVTSYEPLKVDGDIMQAKGEFDPVLSGKYAKSSVESKASSQISSFTGGLGSSSSLLGGGNSNVLGNVLRSINRINLRGDDESNNSLGLGRLLLTGALTLVSSAGNTVRNFLNPGDQEFIIEQDSNTYETTLQGKIPWGTQYQVKMSVVEEKSTYSNNESEFSGGLTLSITQPLLRGRGPKANLARIRIAKNSREIAENQLMSQVMTTVSDVVKAYWDLVGAEQQLIVRETSLENAQRLMDVNQRRLDIGIGAALEVVQAKASVAQRTSDVIAARNQVGIAEDRLKLLLDLKENEEFSNKRIVAADAPEAKELDLDEQASVSRAFENRPELKSAELEIDSAELDRYRAANNMQMKLDVSGSVFQGARGDDAGTVFDGVSSRDDNSYSLQIDGEIPITNRAARGQYMKALQSKRQAKDRLYKTKSEIAINVRNAIRQAASSRIIVESSGQARSLQETNVSAEEKRLKLGISTSFEVLRTQEDLANAHAQEVQAKIDYEKALTDLKLAEGTILAALNVEYGAPEPEKPVGFVRSLVPPVPADE; encoded by the coding sequence ATGCACGACATGCGCCGAATCATTGGCGCGCTGTTCTTGCCGGCCGCTTTTGTCTGCGCGGCAATTCCCGTGCTCGGCGAGCCTGGCAAGATATCTATCGGCGATTGGGCGAAGACGGGCGAGGCGAAGGCGGATACCACCGTCGAGGCATCGCCCGAGCCGGGTCCAAACGAACCCAAGGAACCCGTTGCGAAGGCAGCCGCCGCGGACTCGACTATTCCGCCGGAGGCGCTACTGCCCGCTGTTGAACCACCCGAGTCCGCGTTGAGCCCCGAACCCGACCCAGCCCCCGATGCCGCACTGGTGAAGACCGGTGTTCCGGCAACGGCAATCGACCCCGAACGGCAAGACGCTGAGGGATCGCCCGAATCGGCAAGGCCCACTCCAGGCGACGTCAAGAGCGTAAACGATTGGGTGGCACAGGCAGCGGCCGCACCCGTCGCCGCGACCGACGAGTCTGACACGCCCGAGCCAAACACCATCAACGGCGTTATCGTCCCTCCTGCGACACAAGTGCGCGCGGGCCAAGTACGCACCGGCGCCGGCACCATCGACCTGAATTCCATCAATCTGGACAAGCTGCACGAGGAACTAAAAAAGGCGGTGCCGCCGCGCGAGGAATTGCGGATGTCGATGCAGGAGGCCGTGCAACTCGCACTCTCCAACAATCGCGACATCATTGTTACGTCGTACGAGCCGCTGAAAGTGGACGGCGACATCATGCAGGCCAAGGGCGAATTCGATCCGGTACTTTCGGGAAAATACGCGAAGAGTAGCGTCGAGTCGAAGGCATCGTCGCAGATCAGTTCGTTCACGGGCGGTCTCGGCAGCAGCAGCAGCCTGTTGGGTGGCGGGAACAGCAACGTACTGGGAAACGTGCTGCGATCCATCAATCGGATAAATCTGCGCGGTGACGACGAAAGCAATAACAGCTTGGGCCTCGGCCGGCTGCTGCTCACCGGCGCGCTAACCCTCGTATCCAGCGCGGGAAACACAGTCCGCAACTTCCTGAATCCTGGCGACCAGGAATTCATCATCGAGCAGGATTCGAATACTTACGAGACGACGCTGCAAGGCAAAATTCCGTGGGGCACGCAGTACCAGGTGAAGATGTCGGTGGTTGAGGAAAAGTCGACGTACAGCAACAACGAGTCGGAATTCAGCGGCGGACTCACGCTATCCATAACCCAGCCGTTACTGCGCGGGCGGGGACCAAAGGCAAACCTCGCGCGCATTCGCATCGCTAAGAACAGCCGCGAGATCGCCGAAAACCAGTTGATGTCGCAGGTGATGACGACCGTGTCGGACGTGGTCAAGGCATATTGGGACCTCGTCGGCGCGGAACAGCAATTAATCGTCCGCGAGACTTCGCTCGAGAATGCGCAGCGGCTTATGGACGTGAACCAGCGCCGGCTCGATATCGGTATTGGCGCGGCGCTCGAGGTGGTGCAGGCAAAGGCAAGCGTGGCGCAACGCACGAGCGACGTTATCGCGGCGCGCAACCAAGTCGGCATCGCGGAAGACCGGTTAAAACTGTTGCTGGACCTGAAGGAGAACGAGGAGTTTTCGAACAAGCGGATCGTGGCGGCCGATGCTCCCGAAGCGAAAGAACTGGATCTCGACGAGCAAGCCAGCGTCAGCCGCGCATTCGAGAACCGGCCGGAACTGAAATCGGCCGAACTCGAGATCGACAGCGCGGAACTTGACCGCTACCGCGCCGCGAACAACATGCAGATGAAGCTCGATGTCTCCGGCAGCGTGTTTCAGGGCGCGCGCGGCGACGATGCCGGCACGGTGTTCGACGGCGTCTCCAGCCGCGACGACAACTCCTACTCGCTCCAGATCGACGGCGAGATTCCGATTACCAACCGTGCCGCGCGCGGGCAGTACATGAAGGCGCTGCAATCGAAACGTCAGGCGAAAGACCGCCTGTACAAGACGAAAAGCGAAATCGCCATCAACGTGCGCAATGCCATACGGCAAGCGGCATCGAGCCGCATCATTGTCGAAAGCAGCGGACAGGCCCGCTCGTTGCAGGAAACCAACGTGTCTGCGGAAGAGAAGCGACTAAAGCTGGGCATATCGACAAGCTTCGAAGTTCTGCGCACGCAGGAAGACCTCGCGAACGCGCACGCGCAGGAAGTGCAGGCGAAAATCGACTACGAGAAGGCGCTCACCGATCTGAAGCTCGCCGAGGGCACAATCCTCGCCGCGCTAAACGTCGAGTACGGCGCGCCGGAGCCCGAGAAGCCGGTCGGCTTTGTACGCAGCCTCGTGCCCCCCGTGCCCGCGGACGAATAG
- a CDS encoding aldehyde dehydrogenase family protein, with protein sequence MSANELRVINPYTEQIELALPLLSLNEVDRVVARARHAYYGWRAVPIDARVALCRRFVEAFTGMRDEVASNTSRQMGKPVKQARGEVNRLVERAEYMIGIAQETLADEFVPGIAGFKRYIRHEPLGVVFDIAAWNYPLLIAVNVVVPSVLAGNAVILKHSSKTPLCGQAFEDAFKKAGAPDNLVQHVVCEHGVAEAFVKHPGVDFVSFTGSTHGGHDMVRAASGRFINLGLELGGKDPAYVCADADFASAVENCVDGAFYNAGQSCCAIERVYVDQSIYKDFVEAYIAETKKYIAPGNPQADTTTLGPMASKTAAAFLAGQVDDAVESGGKLVVSGKDFTFPDRGWFAQPAVVADAPQNCSLMQEESFGPVIGIAPVADDAEAIRLMNDSAYGLTASIWTTDVERAIRVGEQIETGTFFLNRCDYCDPGLPWTGVKDTGRGASLSHYGFLQLTRLKSMHLRLPQ encoded by the coding sequence ATGAGCGCCAATGAACTCCGTGTTATCAATCCATACACCGAGCAGATAGAGCTGGCCCTGCCGCTGCTCTCGCTCAACGAAGTCGACCGCGTCGTCGCGCGTGCGCGGCACGCCTACTACGGATGGCGCGCAGTACCCATCGACGCACGCGTTGCGCTGTGCAGGCGCTTTGTCGAGGCGTTCACGGGAATGAGAGACGAGGTCGCATCGAATACTTCGCGGCAGATGGGCAAGCCCGTAAAGCAGGCGCGCGGCGAAGTGAACCGGCTCGTCGAGCGCGCGGAATACATGATCGGCATCGCGCAGGAGACGCTCGCAGACGAGTTCGTGCCGGGAATTGCCGGTTTCAAACGGTACATTCGCCACGAACCGCTTGGTGTCGTGTTTGATATCGCTGCGTGGAATTATCCGTTGCTTATCGCGGTAAACGTCGTGGTGCCGTCCGTGCTCGCGGGCAATGCGGTGATTCTCAAACACTCGAGCAAGACGCCGCTTTGCGGACAGGCATTCGAAGACGCATTCAAGAAGGCTGGCGCACCGGATAATCTTGTGCAGCACGTGGTTTGTGAACACGGCGTCGCCGAAGCGTTTGTCAAACATCCCGGCGTGGACTTCGTGTCGTTCACGGGATCGACTCATGGCGGTCACGATATGGTCCGGGCCGCGTCCGGACGCTTCATTAACCTCGGACTCGAACTTGGCGGCAAGGACCCCGCTTACGTCTGTGCTGACGCGGACTTCGCGAGCGCGGTCGAGAATTGTGTTGACGGCGCGTTCTACAATGCGGGCCAGTCATGCTGTGCAATCGAGCGCGTGTACGTCGACCAATCGATCTACAAGGATTTCGTTGAGGCGTATATTGCAGAGACGAAGAAATACATTGCGCCCGGCAATCCCCAGGCGGACACGACGACTCTCGGTCCTATGGCGTCAAAGACCGCGGCAGCGTTCCTGGCAGGACAAGTCGACGACGCCGTGGAGTCAGGCGGGAAACTCGTCGTATCCGGCAAGGACTTCACGTTTCCCGATCGAGGCTGGTTCGCACAACCCGCCGTCGTCGCCGATGCGCCGCAGAACTGCAGCCTCATGCAGGAAGAAAGCTTTGGCCCCGTCATCGGCATTGCGCCCGTGGCGGACGACGCCGAAGCGATCCGCCTAATGAACGACAGTGCCTACGGTCTCACTGCGTCGATTTGGACAACGGACGTCGAGCGCGCGATCCGCGTCGGCGAACAGATCGAAACCGGCACGTTCTTCCTCAACCGGTGCGATTATTGCGACCCCGGCCTTCCTTGGACCGGCGTCAAAGATACAGGCCGCGGCGCAAGCCTGTCGCACTACGGATTTCTCCAGTTGACTCGACTGAAGAGTATGCACTTGCGATTACCGCAGTAG